The sequence below is a genomic window from Coffea arabica cultivar ET-39 chromosome 8e, Coffea Arabica ET-39 HiFi, whole genome shotgun sequence.
AAATTCATAATTACACGAGTGTTCAGCTGTTTTTGGAGTTGATTGGTTACATTCATTTTAGGTTAGAATTCTTCCACGCATAAAATTAAGGTCACAAACCTTTCTTCTACAGGACCTTGTCATGTCCTAATTGTCACagaaaaaaggccaaaaaaaaacattatttGGAACAGGTTGTACACCTTGGTGATAACTAAGATAATAATGTattccaattatttaaaatGCTTCATTTCATTTGTGCCGAACCTATTTAAATATGCATTATGACTTTGCTTTTCCAAGTACACAGAAAGATTGCAAGCTACTCGGATACTGCTCGGAGCAGTGGAAAGATCTTTACGTCATAAATAAATTCTTTAGTTGAAATGCAAAATTTTCTTGTAAAATATGTTGAGTAATTATCGTTGTAATTACTTCTTATTGCAAGTATATAGACACAAGTCTGCTTGCTGCCTGAAAATGAGGTTGTCAAGATTAAGTCATGTTATtttaaacaaaacttatattCCATTAAACTAAATTCAATAGAGTCTATCTAACTCGACCTCATTATTTCAATCTATAGGTGTTCATTGTCTTAGACCTACTTACAAGTGTTTTCCTATTTTTGTTGGTTTCACATACTGCAGAGAGTGCTGCTAATccagtcgagtcgagtcgagtcgagttcaaGCAACTGCTAATCGAACTCGACTCAACATTTATCAAGCTAACTCGAGCTCACTCGATTAGTAGTtcgcatagttattaaacccaaccCGAGAAGGAATCCGGCGAAGgaggtgggtcaacgggttactggttgaaccggtgggtgagtggttgaaccggtgggtcactacatatatttaaatattatatttcataattatttatataagatatatgatataaattgtaataaataatgccATAACAAaagctcatttaatttaatttgttataaaataattaattcatataagaatcaatcaaatataaagttatttattaatataccaaacttcaagtgtaaaattttatctatatttagtgtaattatctagcttatttatgaattttaagtgtaaaaaattattaaaaataatatttgtctttaaatgaatcatgtaatatgttatttttggaatccattttataacttatagagtttggagggtaataaatttttattaaaagattccaaataaatttgttttagagaaaaaaagataaaattgaaaaaccatTTATATATCATAATAAAGCTACTATATCAACATATTTGGAAGTAGTTTGGTGGTAAGCAGGCGGTAGTGTTGTGGTAGAGGTTCGAAGTTTGAGTTCCAACAATAGCAATATAATTTTTCCACAAAATTCGGTTAGTGACAAAACCGGCCAAAACCGGCCGGGTTTCCGGTTTAATCCGGTTCGACCACCGGGTCGTTGACTAAGTCAACGGCCTCTTTGCACAAACGATCTGATTCCAAACCCGGCCCGGTCTAATGACCGGTCCACCGGTTTGACCGGTTCGACCGCCGGGccgggccgggtttaataactatggtagTTCGAGCTTCAAATATTGTTCAAGATCGACTCGTCAAACTCGGTTTTGAGTTCGAACTCGAATTTGAAAATCGAGTCGAGTTTAACGACCATAGTGGGCTATGGAAAAAGGAAGGGGAAAGAAAAATTAGGGCAGCCATGAAATGATACTAATGTTCTTATATTTTGAGCCTGTCGAGTAGTTCGCGAGTCCAACTCGGTTCGGCTCGATTCATAAATGAGTATGTTTAGAACTTGAACTTGACTCGTTTACTGAGAAAAACGAACTGAGTCAAGTCTTTAACGAGTAGAGTCGAGCTCAGCTCACGAACTACCCAgttcgattaacagctctaaCTGCAGAGCGTTGTCAAATGACTCTAAACAGACATCACGATTGAACTATACATAGGACCATACATTGTCCCCAATTTGCTCCATTTCTTTGTAGCAAAGTTGAATTAGTTCAAACTCACATTGTGGAAAGATAGGATCCAAATGGCTCATTATTCATTAAGAAGTCCATTGCAAAtaatcttaaaccaaaatactATAACAAGAAATGGAAGTAAAACTGATAAAAACAGAAACTATTATAATGAAGCAGTGCAGTACCATTCACCCCACCCCCCAGTTCCTTACCAGATATAGGACTGGATGTACTAGCCCGAATATAGGGTGAAACAAATCAAAAGTAATGTACAATATCAGCTCCTActacggaaaaaaaaaaggcattctTATCCACTATTTGGCCAAGAAAACTAGTTTTTGCTGATTAACTAGGTAGCTTCACTTTTCGTTATGAGCTAATCCCAATATTGGCATTCTAGCTAAGTTTTCCTATTTATACCAATAGAACCCTTTTATTGTTAGTCTAAGCCTAGTGAAAACGTCAACCCAACCTGCTATACTACTAAACTTGCCATTTTCTCTCTCAAGAAACATCAAAAGCTAGCTCAAAACCCTCTTGAAACCTCTCAACCTCAAAAAATGGCTTCTGAGCAACAGCAGCCAAAGATTGCTTCCTCAACTCCCCCAGATGTTACTTCCAAGTCCATCATCGTGCATCCGATGAGTGGAGCCTTGAAAAAGAGTTTAGGTTAGagaaaaccaaaacaaaataaaaaataaagaagatctctttcctctttttctttttggttttttggtCGTTGTTTCTCATATGTATTTTTCTCATGCTCTTTCTATTTCTTCAGAGTAGTATTTCGGGGTTTTTTTTCCATCTTGCATAatgatttcattttcattttttgaaggaaagaaaagcacTTCATagatatttaatgttttgtgttTAATCTGAGCTTAACATGTACTAGaaactatttcacaaaaaaaaatttgctttcattttttctctttgttttttccTCATTTTCCTGTTTCTTGTTCTTCATAATAGAGTATTTTGGTTACTATCATCTTAGATAATCACTTCATTTTCTTTATGTTTTTGAGGGAAAGATAAGCACTCCCCTTTTTTTGCTTCTGTTTCTTTGTCTTTTAcccttttctttgttatttgtTTCGTTTTGCAGAGGGGCCGTTTCAGATTATCCCAGATCTGAAAGATGGGCCAAAAACCGGGTATGAAGCCAAGACAGTGAAGGAAGGATTGTATGTGAGAGTCGACATGCCTGGCGTAGAAATGGAAAATTTAAAGGTGACATGGGAGAAGAAGAAAGTCAGCTTTGTTGGTGAAGCCCCTAGAGAAACTGAGAATGATGCTGGAGGACGGAATTACGAAGGGGTACTTGATTTCAGCTCTGGGCCAGTTGCtatttatggagtgaaaactaATCTGCAAAATGGAGTTCTGACGATGGTAAATGATCTTTGGCCTAAGTAATGATACGGTGATTAATTTTCTCGTAATTGATACCATGACTAGGATTTGGATTCCACTCGTAAAATTTTGTGAGTAACGAAGATATAATCCTAAAACGCAAGAATCTAAACTGTCCAGTATTGTATCTTTGCGAGTTAATTTGGTATGAATTTGTAGAGGCACGTGCCTTCAAGTTTATCCTGCTGGAAATTCTTGCAGTAATTACAGGAtaaaaattcatgaaagaggTTCTACCTTTTAGGCCATGGTTAATTGGTAATCTTGATATCCGTAATGTAATCTGACAGGACTACAatataaatttcagatttggttCATATAGAATATATCTGATACCTTTGGTTCTTAAAAGGTCTTGGTGGGTTCTGGTTTCCAGCCTGGGTTCTCTACTAATAGCCGTCATTTCGAATCCTATGGTTGTATCAAGGTTTTGGGGAGAGTGAGTAGTGATACCTTTGTGGTTGTGGACAGACTCTACCTCAGAGCCCTACCAGGTCCGTTTTTATTGATTCATTTGGTACATTTGATTATTTGACACCAGTCACTACCATGTTTGCTTACACTTGAAGGtcatatataaatataactCGTTCAAGGAACAATATACTACTGTAGTATTGTTTTTCTCTAACATTTACTctgttcttttttcttgttgcaaCAGCTGAGCTTAAAGGGTTCTATCCATTCCAAGCGGGCGGAGCAACTGGAACCCTGGAGTCAAAATGTACTCCTGATAGAGATGATTTCGGCTTTTTCTGCAGGATTGACTTGCCTGGTGTTTCGAAGGAAGGATTTTCCCTTCGAACTAAGAACAACTCGGTGTTCTATGGTGGCAAAGGCGTCAAGGGCTCAGAGCATGACAATAACAGTACAAGGACGTATTTTGGAATATTCAGACTGTATTGTGGGTGCTGCAACGTGAAAGATGTGCAATTTGATATCAAAGCTGGAGTTTTGAGGATGCTGGTTCAAAAGGAAAAGATCAAAACAAAGCTGGTTCAAAAGTACTCTATTAATTAGCTCTTGTTTTGCTGGACGGACTAAATTAATGTAGTAGTAGTTTGTCCCTCACCAACTTAATTACATGTTTCTAGCTTTTTTGGTAAGTAATCTAAGTTTTTAACTTTTGGAGTGTTTGTTGCTTCTGGATTCACGCCTTTGATTTTTGTCAAAAGTTATATACAGAGCGTGCGTGCGTGGTTGGCTGCATTATGGGATTTTAAGTGCCAAGATGCTGTGGTTTTTGTACGCTGCATTGCATGGTGGACCAATTGGTGCACGCAACaaaattcttttcttgtaaagaaagtgtaagtaaaataaaatggaaACCCGAAACCGTTGAAATTGTAAAATCTCATATCATTTCAAGGAAACCgataaaatttcctcattctgTTGCGATGGATATATCTTCAATCTCACCTCATATGGTATAACCTATTTGGAGAAAATACCACCATTTTACACTACTGTCAAATGTGGCTCAACACTTAATACATACTTGAATTCACACTCACAAACTCGAATTGCTGTTTGGCACTCTCAATGGATTTCAAATTGATCAGATTAAAATTAGTATGCCATTCTCTGGATTAATAAAGTAAAGTTAGTCGGAAATCACATTCTTTGGATTTAATATGATCAAAAACAGCCAATTAGATCTATCCCCTTAAACAATGTGCTGGAAATACTAATGTGCAATGAAATGTACTCCATTTAAGGTTGTGGGAAAATCCCACTATAGTTAGCTGAGGTTCAAATCCCTGACCTACAGTTCAAAAAGAGATTTAATCCCTTTTTTGTGGCCACTGAATCAAAGCTCAGTGGTTTAATAAAGTTTCTCTTtgcttataaaaaaaaaaaaaaaaaaaaacaaagaaggtGGGAGAAAAGCTGgtatattttgaaagaaaaaaaattttaacctCCTTAATTTTACATATTCCTGTATTTGTTTTTACAATTTATTCGAAAATGTTTGTTGCGTGATTTAAAAATGCTTTCTATCGTTCAAAAATGTCGCGTGATTtagaaatgttttttttttcttgtagatGGACTCAATCCGAAATTGGTAACGCTCATTGCTGAGGGTAATTATATATCTTTTCCCATTGGTACAGACAGTTTCCCAAAAAATCCAAATTGCAGCGGGAGTGGAGTACCTACCACTACCACCGAGGCAGCAACAGAGGACAGGACAGCTGGGGTATTCCACACCTTATCCAAAAAATTCATGCAATTGGGATGCTTTCTGACATGCACTGCACTGGAATATCTGCAATTCTTCTCCTAACTAGTGCAATAAAAAAATGACAATCTTATTCAATCTCTGGGTTAAATTTTGAACGAATGATAGTGTCTAGTGTTAAGTGGAGTACAAGATTCTGATAATTTGGCACTAATTCTAGTATTTAGCTGAAAGATTATAGAGTAAAATTGCTGCTAATATGATGCTGTGTCTACTGCTGCTAATTTTATCTTATTAGGCGTACTAGTGCTTGTGAAAATCATAAAGCACAGAAACCCTCCTAAAACCCCTTTACATAGAAGAACTAACAATGGCTGCTCAGGCTGACAAACAACTAGCTAAGACCAAGGCCACTTCTTCAACCACCAAAGGTGTGGCGCCCAGCTGCAGCGCTTCCTCATCCACCGACCGCCATCCCCTCACCGGCGCTTTGAAGAAAAGTACAggttagagaaaaaaaaaagatctcgCTTTATTGTCtcatttcctcattttttttcttttcattttccttggctttttctctttttctatgaTGTATTTTACTTACCATtttcgtgttttttttttatttttgtgcagAGGGACCTTTCCAGATGAACCCATACCAGATTGAGGGGCCAAAAGAAGGCTACGAAGCTAGAACGGTGAATGTTTATCCAAGACAGAAGAAAGAAGCTGCAAAGAAGATGATGAACAAGGGGTTGTATGTGAGGGTCGACATGCCCGGGGTTGAGGAGGAAAATGTGAAGGTGGCTTGGGATAAGAAAAAAGTTAGCTTTGTTGGAGAAGCCCCTAAAGAGACGGATCATGAAGCTGGAGCTAGATATTACCGCGGCGAACTTGATTTCAACTCTGATCCTGTGGAGATTCTGCATGTCAAAACTGACGTAAAAAATGGAGTCCTTAGGATGGTAAAGTGATCtttgttttttcatttcaagttcttgcttttttttttccctcatccttTGCTTCAAACTGTTTTTGTTGGGTGATAAATGATTCGTTGCTCGGGTGTTTTTACTTAGTTGTACTATTCCAGCTTTAATCTTGATCTCAGTGAAAGATGTGCACATATTGATCTAAGTTAAAACGGCACTTATACATCTTGGCATGTGATAGTTTAGAGGCAGAAAAGGACCTGATACCTTTCtgagacaaaaaataaaaataaaaaaaaaacaaagaagaagaagaagaagagagagagagagagagagagagagagagagagagagagagagagagagagagagagagagatcctTGCAGATAAgccctttttccccttttcttttttgttgttattgtgtgtttttgtCTTCCCCATTTGTGGGGGTGGGGATGGAGCCATGGAGGGGCAGTTGATGCACAAAAATGAATTATCAACAATGATGGTTCGATGACTAAGTTCTTGACtagacttttctttattatttttttttaagtattttATCCATCAGCCAATGTTGATTAGTGAGATCCGTTTAAGTTATTActgatttttgctttttccctcGATGTTTCATTCCAAGTGCACGAAAGTTTATGGGCTGCTGATGTGGAAATGCTTGAAATCTTAGATgggttgttcttttttttttagcaacaCAATTGATTGCCTCTGCTGTTCCTTAAATTTTGATGGTAAGATTGTAGGGTTGCGGCCTTGCAGGAGAGTTCTGAACCTCTGATTGTGATTAATTCCTCTAGGCTCTTATTGAGTTcctgaaatttatttgtttgattCCCCTTTTTTGGTGGGTTTCGTAAGTTATACCAGTAGATAATTGCATAAATATGTTTGGTTTCCTGTTCTAGATTCAGATAATGCCACTTTGCCACCGCTGAAATGCATGCCACGGTAGCTGTTGTGATATCTGTAGTGATGCGGGAATAGCTCACAGTGCACTGAGTAGATTTACTGGCTTTGCTGGGTTAAATTGATGTTGTTCTTCATATTCCTAAACTAAACTAGCAATCTCTCTATACTTTGGACTGGACAAGTACATTTATGGGAGTATATTGAGTATTGCTTATCCTAATCTTGGTTAGAAGTTATTTGATGAATAGTAGTAGCTAGTTGTCAGCAGAATCAGGTTAATCTTTCTGGTATATCCATATCAAAATGCAAGAGTCATTTGTGGCATGATTTAGATCTCAGCCGACCTTCTGAAGCATAATTAAAAGACTTGTATGATAATCTGAACTTCCATAGCTACTGTCGAAGGACGAGGCTCAAATTCATGCCTGTTGGTATCACTATCCTCGTTCGCACTGTCAACTGGGAAAAGAACTTCAAAATTAATGCTAATGTTCAGGTTACAGTGTCCTGATATATTACTGAATAACAGATGAtcattgaacttgatactttaGATTAACAGTGATATCTAACCTGTTGATTTCTTTTTAAAAGGTCTTGAAGGGTACTGGTTTTCGGCCTGGCTTCTCTACCTCTAGCAATCATTTTCCAGGAATTGATTATTCCCAGAATGTGGAACACAGTATTGGGAATTTGTTACTTCGGCTGAGAAGCATCCCCCTCATAGCCCCACCAGGTGCAAATCATCATTACACTGTTGTTTGTTTGTCATGAAGGGTGACAGCGCATTGGTTGATAATAATGCTAATGCTACGTGATAAcgctcgtttttttttttttccttaatgtTTGTGGTGCAGTTGAGGTTAAAGGATTTTATCCTTTCCAGGTAGCTGGATCGAATGGAACTATGGAGTCGAAATGGCTCTGTACTTGTGATAAGAAAAGTGACAGTGGATTGTTCATGAGAATTGACATGCCTGATGTCCCAAAGGAAGGTCTCTCCATGAAAGTCAAGGATAACTTTGTTTACTTTGCTGGTGAAGGGGTTAAGGGTTCCTACTATGATGGCAGCCGAAGAAGCTATGTTGGGAGATTTGGTTTTCAGTGTGGGTGTTGTTGGGTCAAGGAAGTGAAAGGCGAAATTAAAGCTGGTGTTCTGAGAATGGTTATTAAGTCACAGAAATCAATATAGAGTCAGACAGCTAAGTGATTGCGCTTTTGATGGAATGCGTGGTTGCTGCTCAAGTCTGGATTGATGTTATTAGGCTATATTTATAAGCATGCAACTGATATTTGTATGCTACTGGTGTTAATAGGTGATATATACTTACTCTGGATTGAGACCTACTCATTCTGGTTTTTGTTATACCGTGTTATTTTCTGGAATCAAAACGAGACTTGCTTGCACTATTTGATTATGTTGAAACACAGTTCATGATCAGCTGCTCGAGACAGTGTGGCTTGTGAATTTGCTGTCTCTATTTtctctctgttttcttttttcattcatCTCATGGGAAAATCCAGATATAAACCCGTCTGGGTATCTCCTCGTCATCAAACCTAGAGATCAGAGTATCAGCTGGTAAGAGATCAATTCCCACAATGAATAAGCAAATCCTTCCTTTGGAGGAGGAGGTGATGGCG
It includes:
- the LOC113704976 gene encoding putative 57 kDa heat shock protein; its protein translation is MASEQQQPKIASSTPPDVTSKSIIVHPMSGALKKSLEGPFQIIPDLKDGPKTGYEAKTVKEGLYVRVDMPGVEMENLKVTWEKKKVSFVGEAPRETENDAGGRNYEGVLDFSSGPVAIYGVKTNLQNGVLTMVLVGSGFQPGFSTNSRHFESYGCIKVLGRVSSDTFVVVDRLYLRALPAELKGFYPFQAGGATGTLESKCTPDRDDFGFFCRIDLPGVSKEGFSLRTKNNSVFYGGKGVKGSEHDNNSTRTYFGIFRLYCGCCNVKDVQFDIKAGVLRMLVQKEKIKTKLVQKYSINYTETLLKPLYIEELTMAAQADKQLAKTKATSSTTKGVAPSCSASSSTDRHPLTGALKKSTEGPFQMNPYQIEGPKEGYEARTVNVYPRQKKEAAKKMMNKGLYVRVDMPGVEEENVKVAWDKKKVSFVGEAPKETDHEAGARYYRGELDFNSDPVEILHVKTDVKNGVLRMVLKGTGFRPGFSTSSNHFPGIDYSQNVEHSIGNLLLRLRSIPLIAPPVEVKGFYPFQVAGSNGTMESKWLCTCDKKSDSGLFMRIDMPDVPKEGLSMKVKDNFVYFAGEGVKGSYYDGSRRSYVGRFGFQCGCCWVKEVKGEIKAGVLRMVIKSQKSI